A stretch of DNA from Prinia subflava isolate CZ2003 ecotype Zambia chromosome 9, Cam_Psub_1.2, whole genome shotgun sequence:
AAGGTAATTCCTGATGTCTGTACCGTTGGGATCATGTGAGCACAAACTTCAGGAAAACTAGGCCATAGGACTTTCATCTAGTTATCATTACCTAACTGTTGATTTAGATTCTGCAAACACCTTTGGAAGCCTGAAGAGCTGGAACTGGACACAGTTTGAGGGATCAAaagggaagaacagaaaaaatatacagGCAAAAGATACACTTTTCTCTTTGTAAAATgactttatattttaaaatgtacttcACATTTctaacttttaaaaacatagtCCTAAATGTTTGGAAAACTGAGTGTATTCACAAACATTCTGAGGAAAGAATACCAGCAAGTGAAAGCCTCAGAGATATCTGTACAGTTTCCTGCAAAGAACTACAATACAAAGAACAAAATTCACAGTAATCTTCACAGAGGtgtcttcctgtctctgcatCCTACAGGTTTGAAATACAATGCAGCcacatttaaaatgtgtaaCTAGATGATTCTCTCTAATGCTCTCCttttgcagttttaaaacaaataccTATCTGTATCCccattacaaaaaaacccaaaccagtgTAAACCTTTGACTTACCATTGTTGAATGCTTGGCTTCCAAAGAGCTCTAAGTTTCCAGAGAAAGCTGAAGTTCTTTATGTGGAATCagagagcaaatattttatgatGCCTTTATATTGTGCAATTCAAGTCTAggtggaggggggaaaaagccTGCCAATGCAAATGCAGTTATTTTGCAATATCCAAAGAAATCTCTGAAATTTTTCTAGCTGGCAAtgagaaaatgtttggttttgtaGAGCACCGACCTGGGTAAACTCTTGAGTCCAGAACTCCAGACATATGAGTCTAATCATAATGCTTGGAAGCATTATGATTAGAAAAACACCTTTCTGATGGAATACAAATATTGGTAGCTAAGCTGTAGACACTATTACCCAGCTAGGTGATTTTTAGGGGGGGCAGAAATGCATGCAAAATCCTTTCTGCTATCAGTGGGCTGGAACCTGCTGAGTAGTGCATCTGGTATTAATAGCAGATTAATAGATCTTTTGCTGGATCTTTGCATACTCATGGTTAGTGCTGAGTGTGCACTGAAATATCACCAAAGCTCCTTGGCTACTGCAGGATCAAAACCTCTTAACATTGAGACCTTAGCTGAAGCTGGATCCCATTGCAacatctctctttctcttccacCAAAATAAGATATAAGATAATAAACTCATTTTCATAAATTTAAGAAGAAACATTTCCTCACTTAATTTTTGAGGctttgctaggaaaaaaaatggaattctgGAATATTTCAATGTCCCGTGGCACAGTTCCTGGCTACAAGGTGGATATTAATCTTGATGTCTGCACTTCTTAATGCTTCAAATTAATAAGTGATCCATTAGGAAACTACAAGTTTTGTTATTcattaaattctttatttttagaaataaaatataaataaacctataaattctgaaaatcaaattttcTCAAGAAGCAGTTCTGTGAGGTACTTAGGTAGGAAGTCTTGTCTTTGATCTCCATGCTGAAAATACTACCTCTCTAAGAAGCTGCCGCTGTTTTTTCTCTAAGTAAGAATATTCCTTCAGGTACATCAGCTGAGGTTGTTCTCTGTATAATTTTGACATGAGCTAGCATAAAACCAGGAAAGTCATTCAGGACAAGTTTCAAAACTATTCCTCCCCTGCAGAACACAAAAATCTTTTGGGCAAACAGCATGGGACAGCATGTTAGACAGAGAGCcaaatgcatttctttctcaGAGAAGGTGGCATTTCCCCATTTCActgcaaacaacaaaacatcaATATGAAACATTTATGGATGTTTCATCTCAATTTATTGTAGTcaacaaatgcagtaataataGAAATGAGACACTCTAATTATGCATCTTGTAAGCTGAATTAGGACAGTTAGGAGGGTAGAAGTGAGTACAGAAGTGCTCTCTTTTATGAGATTTTCTCACTGCATCGTGCTTCTCTGTGATGGCAAAGCATCTGTAGGAAGGAGAGGAATTCCAGAGTGCAGAGGGGTTTGGAGCAGGTGTCAGCCCACACGAGAATAGACAATGCACTCCTGTGAGGGGTCGTCCTTCTGCACCACGTCATAGTCACAGCGCTCCTTGTTGAAAATGACTTTGCAATTCTTTTTGTCGTAACCAATAGGAGTATGAAAGCTGCCAGTGgcaaagagaaagcaaatgttAGCTTGAGAGCAATGAAAGCTTCAATCCTTGAGTGATTATAGCCTGAAATACTGCTGAGTGAGAGAGTTCTGAGTCTATGCCTTGAATaccacactgctgcagcttccagagctCCAAATGATGCCCTCTGCACTGCACTGTGTAGTTGCACCAGCATGCTCAGCACTAGCAGAGGGATTTCTAGCTCAGTACTCTGCAGTGTGACTTAAGCATGGGCTTGGCATCTTTAATTTTTCACAATTTCCAGTTTGCATAGGATGTGGTGGCTGCTCCCTGATAGACTCTGTCACCCAAACAAAGACAAAGATCATCCTCCAGGTATTTTGAACCTTTGagaaagcaggaagagaaaaggagaatgcTGGAGAGATACTTGATGGCAGAACTTTGTCATTCTACATTTAGCCTATTCACTGGAGTAAAGCACCTCAGGAAAGGGATTCAGATCATCATAAGCTCTTTAGGGAAACTTCACTTAAGTCACTTCCCTACCTCCACTTTTTCAGCTGATGACTTAACTGCAGTGAAAGAGCAGTTCACAAGTTCCTTAAAAACTAAAGGCAAGCACCAACTGGATGTGCTTGGAAAGCCTTGTGTCCACTCCCAGTCAGCAGAAAATGAGCTAAGGCAAGCACAGATAAGGCTCCAAACAATCAAGAGCTTTATGTGGCTTTCACTAGCTCTGTGACATGGGTGAGAAAAGGCTCTCTACTGCCCTTACAAACTCATTTATCCCCAGCAATGGAAAGCTGTGGTCATCCTACAGGCAATGATGGTACCAAGAAGTTCAAACTTACAGGGAACAGCAATTCACTCCCActtggctgcagctgcacctaAAGCACTCCTCTGTCCTCTCAATGTGTCCAAAGGGATACAGTCTTCCATTCACCATACAGCCTGCATAAGACAGCAATAAAACAGAACATTGTTCTTTAAGCCTCCATCTAAACAccaaagaatttaaaaattatctcaCATTTTCTGAAAGTTTTATTCCAGGCAATAGTAAagaacaaggattttttttctcttaactcCTAAACGAGCTCCATGTGCTGGAATAGCAATAGCAGCCTTCCACAATAATATTGTTCCAACCATATGCAGCCCAGGGGAAGACTGTTTACCCCTACTTTTGGCCCCTATTTATGTTTTCCAAGGCCTGCCCTCTACCTTGTATTTTGAGCCCTTCCTGGCAGCTCCACATAGAGCCAAGCTACCACAGAGCAATCAGGTCAGAGAACCTTCCCTGTTCTTACCATTTTCACCCTCCCCTGGCTTGTGACGTTTACTCCAGCAGTATGCATCACCCAGGGTCACTATGATGCCCATTGCAAGAAGGAAAGCCAGAAAGCTCTTCTGTAAAAGAAACACAGGCCGTGCATTTTAATCCACATTGATTAGCTCTGTTTTCAAAAGCTGTCACTGAACCTgaattaaaattagaaataacCTTACGTGTACATGAAAATAGTGAAATAGTACATTCCAGATATTTCCCTGCATTGAGGACTTTTTCATTTAGGTGGGAAGATACAAAATGGCATGATATTACTGTGTCAGCAGCGTCACTCCCTGCCAAAATTCAGTCCCTAGAAATCACACAAAACTTCAATAGTATCACCAGCTTGAAAGCCTTGTCAATCTCTTGCCAGTGCTTTATTTATGGCCTTTGAGACAGTTTTAGCTATTTCCCCAGCAAATCTTTGTAGAGCACACCATTGTTTCACATTTTGCAACAGAGAGGAGATGTCAAATCTAATCTTTTCCTGTAGTTTCTTGACACAGGTATC
This window harbors:
- the LOC134554795 gene encoding beta-microseminoprotein-like — its product is MKSFLAFLLAMGIIVTLGDAYCWSKRHKPGEGENGCMVNGRLYPFGHIERTEECFRCSCSQVGVNCCSLFHTPIGYDKKNCKVIFNKERCDYDVVQKDDPSQECIVYSRVG